A region from the Pseudonocardia petroleophila genome encodes:
- a CDS encoding cryptochrome/photolyase family protein, whose amino-acid sequence MSDASVVWFRRDLRVRDQPTFLAAAPSALGLFVLDPALLGPSGAARSTFLFRALRSLDESLGGRLLVVEGDPAEVVPRIAEAVGAGAVHVAADYGPYGTRRDEAVAKALADAGRELVRTGSPYAVAPGRIRKGDGDPYRVFTPFRRAWAEHGWRGPADTDASTVEWIDPADLDGVAIPDDEPVDAELPEATEDAALARWRAFLDDDVNDYSAARDRPDKPGTSRMSVYLKYGLVHPRTLLADLARRRSESAETYRTEIAWREFYADVLHQRPDSARENYDRSFDALPTASGAAARRAFEQWCDGRTGFPIVDAGMRQLREEAWMHNRVRMIVASFLVKDLHLPWWWGARHFMRLLVDGDLASNQHGWQWTAGSGTDASPYFRVFNPITQGEKFDPDGAYVRRYVPELRDVAGKAAHQPWTLPDGVPDGYPEPMVDHKAERLEALARFDLVKAARQ is encoded by the coding sequence ATGAGTGACGCCTCCGTCGTCTGGTTCCGGCGTGACCTCCGGGTCCGCGACCAGCCGACCTTCCTCGCCGCGGCCCCCAGCGCCCTGGGGCTGTTCGTGCTCGACCCCGCGCTGCTCGGCCCGTCCGGCGCCGCCCGCTCGACGTTCCTGTTCCGGGCGCTGCGCTCGCTCGACGAGTCGCTCGGCGGGCGGCTGCTCGTCGTCGAGGGCGACCCGGCCGAGGTCGTGCCGCGGATCGCCGAGGCGGTCGGGGCGGGCGCGGTGCACGTCGCCGCCGACTACGGGCCCTACGGCACCCGCCGCGACGAGGCCGTCGCGAAGGCGCTGGCCGACGCCGGCCGCGAGCTCGTCCGCACCGGGTCGCCGTACGCGGTGGCCCCCGGCCGGATCCGCAAGGGCGACGGCGACCCGTACCGGGTGTTCACCCCGTTCCGCCGGGCGTGGGCCGAGCACGGATGGCGCGGGCCGGCCGACACCGACGCGTCGACGGTCGAGTGGATCGACCCCGCCGATCTCGACGGCGTCGCGATCCCGGACGACGAGCCCGTCGACGCCGAGCTGCCCGAGGCCACCGAGGACGCGGCGCTGGCGCGCTGGCGGGCCTTCCTCGACGACGACGTCAACGACTACTCCGCCGCCCGCGACCGCCCGGACAAGCCGGGCACCTCGCGGATGTCGGTCTACCTCAAGTACGGGCTCGTGCACCCGCGCACGCTGCTGGCCGATCTGGCGCGCAGGCGCAGCGAGTCGGCCGAGACCTACCGCACCGAGATCGCCTGGCGGGAGTTCTACGCCGACGTCCTGCACCAGCGGCCCGACTCCGCCCGCGAGAACTACGACCGGTCCTTCGACGCCCTGCCGACCGCGTCCGGGGCGGCCGCCCGCCGCGCCTTCGAGCAGTGGTGCGACGGGCGGACCGGGTTCCCCATCGTCGATGCCGGGATGCGGCAGCTGCGCGAGGAGGCGTGGATGCACAACCGCGTCCGCATGATCGTCGCGAGCTTCCTGGTCAAGGACCTGCACCTGCCGTGGTGGTGGGGGGCCCGGCACTTCATGCGCCTGCTCGTCGACGGCGACCTGGCCTCCAACCAGCACGGGTGGCAGTGGACCGCGGGCAGCGGCACCGACGCGTCGCCCTACTTCCGGGTGTTCAACCCCATCACGCAGGGGGAGAAGTTCGATCCCGACGGCGCCTACGTCCGGCGGTACGTGCCGGAGCTGCGCGACGTGGCGGGCAAGGCGGCGCACCAGCCGTGGACGCTGCCCGACGGCGTCCCGGACGGCTACCCGGAGCCGATGGTCGACCACAAGGCCGAGCGGTTGGAGGCGCTGGCGCGGTTCGACCTGGTCAAGGCGGCCCGTCAGTGA
- a CDS encoding APC family permease: protein MSDGVTTATAQPELKRAIGPKLLLFFVIGDILGAGIYALMGSVAGKIGGALWLPFLLAFVVAFLTAFSYLELVGKYPRAAGAALYTHKAFGINFLTFMVTFTVMASGVTSAATAAKAFGDTYLREFVELPTWAVAGAFILGLALINFRGVGESVKANVVLTVIELSGLLLIIGVGLYAVAQGQGEPARLTQIDTGDSTALLAITSATGLAFFAMVGFEDSVNMAEECHSPAKIFPRAMLWGMGAAAAIYVVIAVLSSLLVPAGELEEAGSGALLRVLEVGAPGFPLALFAVIGLFAVMNSALINMLMASRLLYGMSNERVIPSVFGRVHEGRRTPWVAIVFTSVIAVILVASADITLLGGTTSLLLLLVFTIVNIAVLVLRRRPVEHDHFRAPSWSPWLGIALCGFLVTPLSGKPFAEYLVAGVLLVVGVVLWAVNHVVVGRVDLDAERLEQG, encoded by the coding sequence ATGAGCGACGGGGTGACCACGGCCACAGCCCAGCCTGAGCTGAAGCGCGCGATCGGGCCGAAGCTGCTGCTGTTCTTCGTGATCGGCGACATCCTCGGCGCGGGCATCTACGCGCTGATGGGCTCGGTCGCGGGGAAGATCGGCGGCGCGCTGTGGCTGCCGTTCCTCCTGGCGTTCGTCGTCGCCTTCCTCACGGCGTTCAGCTACCTGGAGCTCGTCGGCAAGTACCCGCGGGCGGCCGGGGCCGCGCTGTACACGCACAAGGCGTTCGGCATCAACTTCCTGACCTTCATGGTCACCTTCACCGTGATGGCGTCCGGGGTGACGTCGGCGGCGACGGCGGCGAAGGCGTTCGGCGACACCTACCTGCGCGAGTTCGTCGAGCTGCCCACCTGGGCCGTCGCGGGCGCGTTCATCCTCGGCCTCGCCCTGATCAACTTCCGCGGGGTGGGGGAGTCGGTCAAGGCCAACGTGGTGCTCACGGTCATCGAGCTGTCCGGCCTGCTACTGATCATCGGCGTGGGGCTCTACGCGGTGGCGCAGGGCCAGGGCGAGCCCGCCCGGCTCACCCAGATCGACACGGGCGACTCGACGGCCCTGCTGGCGATCACCAGCGCCACCGGGCTCGCGTTCTTCGCGATGGTCGGCTTCGAGGACTCGGTGAACATGGCCGAGGAGTGCCACAGCCCGGCGAAGATCTTCCCGCGGGCGATGCTGTGGGGGATGGGGGCGGCCGCCGCGATCTACGTGGTGATCGCGGTCCTGTCGTCGCTGCTGGTGCCGGCCGGAGAGCTGGAGGAGGCGGGCAGCGGGGCGCTGCTGCGGGTGCTGGAGGTCGGCGCCCCCGGGTTCCCGCTGGCCCTGTTCGCGGTGATCGGGCTGTTCGCCGTGATGAACTCGGCGCTGATCAACATGCTGATGGCGAGCCGGCTGCTCTACGGCATGTCCAACGAGCGGGTCATCCCGAGCGTGTTCGGCCGGGTCCACGAGGGCCGCCGGACGCCGTGGGTCGCCATCGTGTTCACCAGCGTCATCGCGGTGATCCTCGTGGCGTCCGCCGACATCACGCTGCTGGGCGGCACCACGTCGCTGCTCCTGCTCCTCGTGTTCACGATCGTCAACATCGCGGTGCTGGTGCTGCGCCGCCGTCCCGTCGAGCACGACCACTTCCGCGCGCCGTCCTGGTCGCCCTGGCTGGGCATCGCGCTCTGCGGGTTCCTGGTGACGCCGCTGTCGGGCAAGCCGTTCGCGGAGTACCTCGTGGCCGGGGTCCTGCTGGTCGTGGGCGTGGTGCTGTGGGCGGTCAACCACGTCGTGGTGGGCCGGGTGGACCTCGACGCGGAGCGGCTCGAGCAGGGCTAG
- a CDS encoding IS481 family transposase yields the protein MHANAALTPTARLRLGKLVVEQDWPVARAAERFQVSWPTAKRWADRYACEGEAGMQDRSSRPHHSPCATPAPAVRKVVHLRWKQRLGPVGIAAILGLSTSTVHRILTSCRINRLSHLDRATGEPVRRYEHPHPGDLAHVDVKKLGNIPDGGGWRFVGRAQGKRHRAATPGKPRNRHHHPKMGTGYLHTVLDDHSRVAYTEMCDDETAATAVAVLHRAVAWFAARHVTVRAVLTDNGACYRSHLWREACAELEIRHRRTRPYRPQTNGKVERFHRTLVEGWAFRRLYASETHRRKALPGWIHEYNHHRPHTACGGHPPITRLTNLSDQYS from the coding sequence GTGCACGCTAACGCCGCGCTGACCCCGACCGCACGACTACGGCTGGGGAAGCTGGTCGTCGAGCAGGACTGGCCCGTCGCCCGGGCTGCGGAACGGTTTCAGGTGTCCTGGCCGACGGCGAAACGCTGGGCCGACCGGTACGCCTGCGAGGGCGAGGCCGGCATGCAAGACCGGTCCTCCCGCCCGCACCACTCACCCTGCGCGACGCCGGCCCCGGCGGTGCGCAAGGTCGTGCACCTGCGCTGGAAGCAACGCCTGGGGCCGGTCGGAATCGCCGCGATCCTGGGGCTGTCGACCTCCACGGTGCACCGCATCCTGACCTCGTGCCGGATCAACCGGCTCTCCCACCTGGACCGGGCCACCGGGGAACCTGTGCGCCGCTACGAACATCCCCACCCCGGCGACCTGGCCCACGTGGATGTGAAGAAGCTGGGCAACATCCCCGACGGCGGCGGATGGCGCTTCGTCGGACGCGCCCAAGGCAAGCGTCATCGGGCCGCGACCCCGGGCAAGCCGCGCAACCGTCACCACCATCCCAAGATGGGCACCGGCTACCTGCACACCGTCCTGGACGACCACTCCCGCGTCGCTTACACCGAGATGTGCGACGACGAAACCGCCGCCACCGCGGTCGCCGTGCTGCACCGGGCAGTGGCCTGGTTCGCCGCCCGCCACGTCACCGTCCGGGCGGTCCTGACCGACAACGGCGCCTGCTACCGCTCACACCTGTGGCGCGAGGCCTGCGCCGAGCTTGAGATCCGCCACCGCCGCACCCGCCCCTACCGCCCGCAGACCAACGGCAAGGTCGAACGGTTCCATCGGACCCTGGTCGAGGGATGGGCGTTCCGCCGGCTCTACGCCAGCGAAACCCACCGCCGCAAAGCCCTACCGGGCTGGATTCACGAGTACAACCATCACCGACCCCACACCGCCTGCGGCGGACACCCACCGATCACCAGATTGACTAACCTGTCCGATCAGTACAGCTAG
- the speB gene encoding agmatinase, which yields MARYGTQFGPDITFLGVPRCDWSDPASFAGAAVVVLGAPFDGGTSHRPGTRFGPQHIRQSCYLPHDGSRPSLALRVDGLADLAVHDAGDVEMFSGDAERSVRDLQEAVHAIAAAGAVPLVLGGDHTIAWPDAAGVAQHLGQGRVSMIHFDAHADTGDIEFGSLVGHGQPMRRLIESGAVRGDRFLQMGLRGYWPGPETLSWMAGHGMRSYEMTEIVARGLDACLTEASAIAVDDCDGVFLSVDIDVCDPGHAPGTGTPEPGGLTARELLDAVRRLAYELPVVGVDVVEVSPPYDHAEITSFLANRVVLEVLSGMARRRRDAADGTTWDPRRPLLDGR from the coding sequence ATGGCCCGCTACGGCACCCAGTTCGGCCCCGACATCACCTTCCTCGGCGTGCCCCGCTGCGACTGGTCGGATCCCGCGTCCTTCGCCGGTGCCGCGGTCGTCGTGCTGGGTGCTCCGTTCGACGGCGGGACGTCGCACCGACCGGGTACGCGGTTCGGCCCCCAGCACATCCGGCAGTCCTGCTACCTGCCGCACGACGGCTCCCGACCCTCCCTCGCGCTGCGCGTCGACGGGTTGGCCGACCTCGCCGTGCACGACGCGGGAGACGTCGAGATGTTCTCCGGCGACGCCGAGCGATCGGTGCGGGATCTGCAGGAGGCGGTGCACGCGATCGCGGCCGCCGGGGCCGTCCCGCTGGTGCTCGGCGGAGACCACACGATCGCGTGGCCCGACGCGGCCGGGGTCGCCCAGCATCTGGGACAGGGGCGCGTCTCGATGATCCATTTCGACGCCCACGCCGACACCGGCGACATCGAGTTCGGCTCGCTCGTCGGGCACGGGCAGCCGATGCGCCGGCTGATCGAGTCCGGCGCGGTGCGCGGTGACCGGTTCCTGCAGATGGGGCTGCGCGGGTACTGGCCGGGCCCGGAGACGCTGTCCTGGATGGCCGGCCACGGCATGCGGTCCTACGAGATGACCGAGATCGTCGCCCGCGGGCTGGACGCGTGCCTGACCGAGGCGTCCGCGATCGCCGTCGACGACTGCGACGGGGTGTTCCTGTCCGTCGACATCGACGTGTGCGACCCCGGCCACGCCCCCGGCACGGGCACGCCGGAGCCCGGCGGGCTCACCGCCCGCGAACTGCTCGACGCCGTGCGCCGCCTGGCCTACGAGCTGCCGGTCGTCGGCGTCGACGTGGTGGAGGTGTCGCCGCCGTACGACCACGCCGAGATCACCTCGTTCCTGGCCAACCGGGTGGTCCTGGAGGTGCTCTCCGGCATGGCCCGGCGCCGCCGCGACGCCGCCGACGGCACGACGTGGGACCCCCGCCGGCCGCTGCTCGACGGGCGCTAG
- a CDS encoding citrate synthase has protein sequence MADQSDAAVLHYPGGEHEMAISTPTEGAPAFDVSKLLSTTGLVTLDQGFGSTAACTSAITYIDGDAGILRYRGYPIDQLAEKSTFLETSYLLIYGELPTQEQLSAFTNKVSRHTLLHEDLKRFFDGFPRDAHPMPVLSSAVSALSTFYQDALDPFDHDAVELSTVRLLAKVPTIAAYAYKKSIGQPFLYPDNSLGLVENFMRMTFGFPAEPYEIQPEVARALEVLLILHADHEQNCSTSTVRLVGSSQANLFASISAGINALFGPLHGGANQAVLEMLQKIQKEEDGNVDAYVDRVKNKEDKGARLMGFGHRVYKNYDPRAKIVKQQADGILKTLGVTDPLLDIAMALEEKALADDYFIERKLYPNVDFYTGVIYRAMGFPTKMFTVLFALGRLPGWIAHWREMIEDPGTKIGRPRQLYTGSAERAYVGMGER, from the coding sequence ATGGCCGACCAGAGCGATGCCGCCGTACTCCACTACCCCGGTGGCGAGCACGAGATGGCGATCAGTACGCCCACCGAGGGCGCACCCGCCTTCGACGTGTCGAAACTGCTGTCCACGACCGGACTCGTCACCCTCGACCAGGGTTTCGGCAGCACGGCGGCGTGCACGTCCGCCATCACCTACATCGACGGCGACGCCGGGATCCTGCGCTACCGCGGGTACCCGATCGACCAGCTCGCCGAGAAGTCCACGTTCCTCGAGACCAGCTACCTGCTGATCTACGGCGAGCTGCCCACCCAGGAGCAGCTCTCGGCGTTCACCAACAAGGTCAGCCGGCACACGCTGCTGCACGAGGACCTCAAGCGCTTCTTCGACGGCTTCCCCCGCGACGCGCACCCGATGCCGGTGCTGTCGAGCGCGGTCAGCGCGCTGTCGACCTTCTACCAGGACGCCCTCGACCCGTTCGACCACGACGCCGTCGAGCTCTCCACCGTGCGCCTGCTCGCCAAGGTGCCGACGATCGCGGCGTACGCGTACAAGAAGTCGATCGGCCAGCCGTTCCTCTACCCGGACAACTCGCTGGGCCTGGTCGAGAACTTCATGCGCATGACGTTCGGCTTCCCCGCCGAGCCGTACGAGATCCAGCCCGAGGTCGCCCGCGCGCTCGAGGTGCTGCTGATCCTGCACGCCGACCACGAGCAGAACTGCTCGACGTCCACGGTCCGGCTCGTCGGCTCGTCGCAGGCCAACCTGTTCGCCTCCATCTCCGCCGGCATCAACGCCCTGTTCGGACCGCTGCACGGCGGCGCCAACCAGGCCGTCCTCGAGATGCTGCAGAAGATCCAGAAGGAGGAGGACGGCAACGTCGACGCCTACGTCGACCGCGTCAAGAACAAGGAGGACAAGGGCGCCCGCCTGATGGGCTTCGGGCACCGGGTCTACAAGAACTACGACCCGCGCGCGAAGATCGTCAAGCAGCAGGCCGACGGGATCCTCAAGACCCTCGGCGTCACCGACCCGCTCCTCGACATCGCCATGGCGCTGGAGGAGAAGGCGCTGGCCGACGACTACTTCATCGAGCGCAAGCTCTACCCGAACGTCGACTTCTACACCGGCGTCATCTACCGGGCGATGGGCTTCCCGACGAAGATGTTCACCGTCCTGTTCGCCCTGGGCCGGCTCCCCGGCTGGATCGCCCACTGGCGCGAGATGATCGAGGACCCGGGCACGAAGATCGGCCGCCCGCGGCAGCTCTACACCGGGTCCGCCGAGCGGGCCTACGTGGGCATGGGCGAGCGCTGA
- a CDS encoding TetR family transcriptional regulator C-terminal domain-containing protein: MERLLELDLERELAGLDGPVDLLDGLVAVAVSMATTQRHRTLARHELSLAAVRDPDLRSALLAGGDTIRRLGARMLDRAGAADPVAAAEELAAVVDGLVLTALVRGPDDPEALAAWVRPPLERVLAARVRPDGPT, translated from the coding sequence GTGGAACGCCTGCTGGAGCTGGACCTGGAGCGGGAGCTCGCCGGCCTGGACGGGCCGGTCGACCTGCTCGACGGGCTCGTCGCCGTCGCCGTCTCGATGGCCACCACCCAGCGGCACCGCACCCTCGCCCGCCACGAGCTGAGCCTCGCCGCCGTCCGCGACCCCGACCTGCGGTCCGCGCTGCTGGCCGGTGGCGACACCATCCGCCGCCTCGGTGCGCGGATGCTCGACCGGGCCGGTGCCGCCGACCCGGTGGCCGCCGCCGAGGAGCTGGCCGCGGTCGTCGACGGGCTGGTGCTCACGGCGCTCGTCCGCGGCCCCGACGACCCGGAGGCGCTGGCGGCGTGGGTGCGCCCGCCCCTGGAACGGGTGCTCGCGGCCCGGGTCCGGCCGGACGGTCCGACCTGA
- a CDS encoding glycoside hydrolase family 6 protein yields MTGLYRSADPDRGPGRAGARPGSGPVAVLDRLPPDLLAQIEVHRSLAAELAAPPRFEVPRPRAPRGEAPPAPSRRRRSRLFTHELPALIGAAVIAVTGIVVSAGPAPTAAAPPQARQIGCVQDVDGTGCLVPTPVAQDGPLYVDPTTPAARQVEEWTAQGRTADADALRALADRAVPLWLTGGDGTRSTVAAYTARAAAAGTIPLFVAYNIPDRDCGSFSGGGAADAAEYRSWIESVAGGLGGAESIVVLEPDALSHQLTGCAEEGGSGRYELLAGAVDAFTAAGARVYIDAGNPGFTGDAAATAAALERAGVDRAAGFSLNVANFYTTEASVAYGTAISEALGGGVRFVVDTSRNGAGRPGEPTDGAPNWCNPPDRLLGTAPTLDPGIPLVDALLWIKRPGESDGSCRAGEPEAGGWFPDYALDLVID; encoded by the coding sequence GTGACCGGTCTGTACCGGTCGGCCGATCCGGACCGCGGTCCGGGCCGCGCCGGCGCCCGGCCCGGGAGCGGTCCCGTCGCGGTCCTCGACCGCCTGCCGCCGGACCTGCTCGCGCAGATCGAGGTGCACCGCAGCCTCGCCGCCGAGCTCGCCGCCCCGCCCCGGTTCGAGGTGCCCCGCCCGCGGGCACCGCGGGGGGAGGCCCCGCCGGCCCCGTCCCGCCGACGCCGTTCGCGCCTGTTCACCCACGAGCTGCCCGCGCTGATCGGGGCGGCGGTCATCGCCGTCACCGGGATCGTGGTCTCGGCCGGCCCCGCCCCGACCGCCGCCGCGCCGCCGCAGGCACGGCAGATCGGCTGCGTGCAGGACGTCGACGGGACCGGCTGCCTCGTCCCGACCCCCGTCGCGCAGGACGGCCCGCTCTACGTCGACCCGACGACGCCCGCCGCCCGGCAGGTCGAGGAGTGGACCGCGCAGGGCCGCACCGCCGACGCCGACGCCCTCCGCGCCCTCGCCGACCGGGCGGTCCCGCTGTGGCTCACCGGCGGCGACGGCACGCGCTCCACGGTCGCGGCCTACACCGCCCGCGCCGCCGCGGCCGGGACGATCCCGCTGTTCGTCGCCTACAACATCCCCGACCGCGACTGCGGGAGCTTCTCCGGCGGTGGCGCGGCGGACGCCGCCGAGTACCGGTCCTGGATCGAGTCGGTCGCCGGAGGGCTCGGGGGTGCCGAGTCGATCGTCGTGCTGGAGCCCGACGCCCTGTCCCACCAGCTCACCGGGTGCGCCGAGGAGGGCGGCTCCGGCCGCTACGAGCTGCTCGCGGGCGCCGTCGACGCCTTCACCGCCGCGGGCGCGCGCGTCTACATCGACGCGGGCAACCCCGGGTTCACCGGTGACGCCGCCGCGACCGCCGCGGCGCTGGAGCGGGCCGGCGTCGACCGCGCCGCCGGGTTCAGCCTCAACGTCGCGAACTTCTACACCACCGAGGCCAGCGTCGCGTACGGCACCGCGATCTCCGAGGCGCTGGGCGGCGGGGTCCGGTTCGTCGTCGACACCAGCCGCAACGGGGCGGGCCGTCCCGGGGAGCCCACCGACGGCGCCCCGAACTGGTGCAACCCGCCCGACCGCCTGCTCGGCACCGCACCGACCCTCGACCCCGGCATCCCGCTGGTCGACGCCCTGCTGTGGATCAAACGGCCCGGCGAGTCGGACGGGTCCTGCCGCGCGGGCGAACCCGAGGCCGGCGGCTGGTTCCCCGACTACGCCCTCGACCTCGTCATCGACTGA
- a CDS encoding sunset domain-containing protein, with amino-acid sequence MTDARPSRRGRWIVPALLLGVGAAWVIARRRAAEPVDVRAPRPPAAPRTTANGSAPAPVTASAAPQAPAAPPAAAPAPSPPAAPPAPAPPPAPSASSSAQAPTSADDATVREAPAPPPPAPAPAAAAPPAPPRPSPGPRPSPTVRSLTSSPPGQQSAVATPEPTRRPSPKPRPRVSPYGPGSAAPLPDGSAPGPEFTIKGNAGSMLFHPPSSPYFGRTKAEVWFRTPEDAVAAGFTAYSPRRRESS; translated from the coding sequence GTGACCGACGCCCGCCCGTCCCGCCGTGGCCGCTGGATCGTCCCGGCCCTCCTGCTCGGGGTGGGGGCCGCCTGGGTGATCGCCCGCCGCCGCGCCGCCGAGCCCGTCGACGTCCGGGCGCCGCGCCCGCCGGCCGCCCCCCGCACCACGGCGAACGGCAGCGCCCCGGCACCCGTGACGGCCTCCGCCGCCCCACAGGCTCCCGCCGCCCCGCCTGCGGCCGCCCCCGCGCCGTCGCCTCCGGCCGCCCCGCCCGCCCCGGCGCCGCCGCCCGCGCCGTCCGCGTCGTCGTCCGCGCAGGCCCCGACGTCCGCGGACGACGCGACGGTGCGCGAGGCGCCCGCCCCGCCGCCGCCCGCCCCGGCACCCGCCGCTGCGGCCCCGCCCGCCCCGCCTCGCCCCAGCCCAGGCCCCCGCCCATCGCCCACGGTCCGGTCGCTGACCTCGTCCCCACCCGGGCAGCAGTCCGCCGTGGCGACCCCGGAGCCGACCCGCCGCCCGTCCCCGAAGCCCCGTCCCCGGGTCAGTCCGTACGGCCCCGGGTCGGCCGCCCCGCTCCCGGACGGGTCGGCGCCGGGACCGGAGTTCACGATCAAGGGCAACGCGGGGTCGATGCTGTTCCACCCGCCGTCGAGCCCGTACTTCGGCCGGACGAAGGCCGAGGTGTGGTTCCGGACCCCCGAGGATGCGGTCGCCGCCGGGTTCACGGCCTACTCTCCGCGACGACGCGAGTCCTCCTGA
- a CDS encoding FAD-dependent monooxygenase, with protein sequence MLPAAASTALHRAGHAVTVLERAGELRETGAGIGIMPNGVLALDALGLGGPVRERAAPFAEGGIRDRHGRALLATDRSALRDLVGAPVTVLTRPWLHRLLAAALPAGTVVTGRAVTALREGPTGVEIDGHRTDVAVVADGAGSRLRAALFPAHPGLRRSGESAARSVATGVPADLPLAPGELLDHRTGDRFGCMPMSDGGVYWYATWRDTAPDDPPARHRWLRERRADWHPCAAALIDATAPEAVHVVQTAQLARPLPALAVGRVALLGDAAHAMTPDLGQGACQAFEDAVALGAVLTGAGPAEAPAALARYDALRRPRTSALQRQAARANRVLGLHGPAGRIRDAALRLVPGALSTRALAAQLACTPPPDPTRHAARPPSRNEIA encoded by the coding sequence GTGCTGCCGGCCGCGGCGTCGACGGCCCTGCACCGGGCCGGGCACGCGGTGACGGTGCTCGAGCGGGCGGGCGAGCTGCGCGAGACCGGGGCCGGGATCGGGATCATGCCCAACGGCGTGCTGGCCCTGGACGCCCTGGGGCTCGGCGGGCCGGTGCGCGAGCGGGCGGCGCCGTTCGCCGAAGGGGGGATCCGCGACCGGCACGGGCGGGCGCTGCTCGCCACCGACCGGTCCGCGCTGCGCGACCTCGTCGGCGCGCCCGTGACGGTGCTCACCCGCCCCTGGCTGCACCGGCTGCTCGCCGCGGCGCTGCCCGCGGGCACCGTCGTCACGGGGCGGGCGGTCACCGCGCTGCGGGAGGGCCCCACCGGGGTCGAGATCGACGGTCACCGGACCGACGTCGCGGTCGTCGCCGACGGGGCGGGGAGCCGGTTGCGGGCCGCGCTGTTCCCCGCGCACCCCGGGCTGCGCCGGTCCGGCGAGTCCGCCGCGCGGTCCGTCGCGACCGGGGTGCCCGCCGACCTCCCGCTCGCGCCGGGCGAGCTGCTCGACCACCGCACCGGCGACCGGTTCGGCTGCATGCCGATGTCCGACGGCGGCGTGTACTGGTACGCGACCTGGCGCGACACCGCCCCGGACGACCCACCGGCCCGGCACCGCTGGCTGCGCGAGCGCCGCGCCGACTGGCACCCGTGCGCGGCCGCGCTGATCGACGCGACCGCGCCCGAGGCGGTCCACGTCGTGCAGACCGCGCAGCTGGCCCGGCCGCTGCCGGCCCTCGCGGTGGGGCGCGTCGCACTGCTCGGCGACGCCGCCCACGCGATGACCCCCGACCTCGGCCAGGGCGCCTGCCAGGCGTTCGAGGACGCGGTGGCGCTCGGGGCGGTGCTCACCGGCGCCGGCCCCGCGGAGGCGCCCGCCGCACTCGCGCGCTACGACGCCCTGCGACGGCCCCGCACGAGCGCGCTCCAGCGGCAGGCCGCGCGGGCGAACCGCGTGCTGGGCCTCCACGGACCGGCGGGCCGGATCCGGGACGCGGCGCTCCGGCTCGTCCCGGGGGCGCTGTCCACGAGGGCGCTGGCCGCGCAGCTGGCCTGCACGCCGCCGCCGGACCCCACCCGTCACGCAGCAAGGCCACCTTCCCGCAACGAGATCGCGTGA